One region of Trichosurus vulpecula isolate mTriVul1 chromosome 1, mTriVul1.pri, whole genome shotgun sequence genomic DNA includes:
- the LOC118841798 gene encoding zinc finger protein 678-like — protein sequence MERSTRNCSCYSELGESFICYDTLLRRQDHQEKLVKKSTIISEQTSSKERSFERNEFGKNFSLRSILVTQERVPMVKSFCMCDMYGKSFKNDLYLIKCPRIYAGKKSFKYTECKKTFSQISQFNLHQKIHSEEKPFKCNECGKAFTKRANLTQHQKIHSGEKPYKCNECGKTFNKRANLTQHQKIHSGEKPYKCNACGKAFSIRSHLTQHQRIHSGEKPYKCNECGKAFTQKTHLNNHQRIHSGEKPYKCSECGKAFTKQANLNQHQKIHSGEKPFKCSKCEKAFTIRSRLTQHHRIHSG from the exons ATGGAAAGATCCACAAGGAATTGCTCTTGTTACTCTGAACTGGGAGAATCCTTCATATGTTATGATACATTGTTAAGGCGACAGGACCACCAGGAGAAACTGGTAAAGAAGTCAACAATTATATCCGAACAAACATCAAGTAAGGAGAGAAGCTTTGAAAGGAATGAATTTGGGAAAAACTTCAGTCTAAGGTCAATCCTAGTTACACAGGAGAGAGTTCCTATGGTGAAGAGTTTCTGTATGTGTGATATGTATGGAAAGAGCTTCAAAAATGATTTGTACCTAATTAAATGCCCAAGAATCTATGCAGGAAAGAAATCTTTTAAGTATACTGAATGTAAGAAAACCTTCAGCCAGATTTCACAATTTAATCTTCATCAGAAAATTCATTCAGAAGAGAAACCCTttaagtgtaatgaatgtggaaaagccttcaccAAGCGGGCAAATCTTACTCAGCATCAAAAAATTCATTCTGGAGaaaaaccctataaatgtaatgaatgtgggaaaacttttAATAAACGGGCAAaccttactcaacatcagaaaattcattctggagagaaaccctataaatgtaatgcATGTGGGAAAGCCTTCTCCATCAGATCACaccttactcaacatcagagaattcattccggagagaaaccctataagtgtaatgaatgtgggaaagcttttacTCAGAAGACACACCTTAATAA tcatcagagaattcattctggagagaagccatataaatgtagtgaatgtgggaaagccttcaccAAACAGGCAAATCTTAatcaacatcagaaaattcattctggagagaaaccctttaaaTGTAGTAAATGTGAGAAAGCCTTCACCATCAGGTCTCGCCTTACTCAGCATCATAGAATTCACTCTGGATAG